The Solea senegalensis isolate Sse05_10M linkage group LG4, IFAPA_SoseM_1, whole genome shotgun sequence genome includes a region encoding these proteins:
- the LOC122767672 gene encoding uncharacterized protein LOC122767672, with the protein MSTSKMLTFRSFLTERFTSVAVEIFEEVGNIVEEFHQENIRLRNILHMVLSPEIKLTHIDFSKQTSANRRSEVTTVAAEEREQPPELNTGVDWEISEPLPKMPKEEQIEYDISFNSEPIQEQGGSDSTVTPVWVKNEPEQEDEDMDAEPEMFTVQDLETIRDSSDTASADMSYKHDDSSLSNLGEVSEYSQLPSNEDGGSGSLESQITDSPKEKRILKTGLQKTLLEEPRSMPTTSIVTALPDYNLFLARLTEVYKDFPDDEKPLITTMGLTANVKMVDCAFGKVPVGSPLSYQCPVPSGQDYKPHKDAPHQPSLPLPYNRLDPEYISCTLTLLEQEILKNMRVTWEAANRLAYSTCESEFVEELRKLRLTCRFREICKLKPEGGEVEQLISKIRKGPPMYKMALIDRETKSEVLREYCRRLCISWYPCGLVVHPNAPWLGALPDGLAYDPQEKHSFGLVHVKCIGLRSFVNCGFLVCWGGVMKLQTTHECYWHIQGEMMVTGASWCDLLVWSKEDLIVQRIYRDKGVIEVMKKKLPDFFFRYYLQTLLPQLDATA; encoded by the exons ATGTCGACCAGCAAAATGCTGACTTTTCGGAGCTTCCTCACGGAGCGGTTCACCAGCGTGGCCGTAGAGATATTTGAAGAAGTGGGAAACATTGTGGAGGAGTTTCACCAGGAAAACATCCGACTGCGGAACATCCTGCACATGGTGCTCAGTCCCGAGATAAAGTTAACGCACATAG ATTTCAGTAAACAAACCAGTGCTAATCGAAGATCAGAGGTCACAACAGTTGCCGCAGAGGAAAGGGAGCAGCCACCTGAGCTGAACACTGGAGTGGACTGGGAAATATCAGAGCCGCTGCCAAAGATGCCTAAAGAAGAGCAGATTGAATATGACATAAGTTTTAATTCAGAGCCAATACAAGAGCAAGGTGGATCTGACAGCACAGTCACCCCAGTCTGGGTGAAAAATGAACCAGAACAGGAAGATGAAGACATGGACGCTGAGCCTGAAATGTTTACTGTTCAAGATTTGGAGACCATTAGGGACTCTTCAGATACTGCTTCCGCTGACATGAGTTACAAACATGATGACAGTTCCCTGTCTAACTTGGGTGAAGTCTCAGAATACTCGCAGCTACCCAGTAATGAAGATGGTGGAAGTGGAAGTCTGGAAAGCCAAATAACTGATTCACCAAAGGAAAAG AGGATTTTAAAGACAGGCCTGCAGAAAACCCTGCTAGAAGAACCAAG GTCGATGCCCACAACATCTATTGTTACAGCTTTACCGGACTACAACTTGTTTTTGGCAAGGCTCACTGAAGTCTATAAGGATTTTCCAGACGATGAGAAGCCTTTGATAACTACAATGGGCCTCACAGCAAATGTGAAAATGGTGGACTGTGCTTTTGGTAAAGTGCCTGTAGGTTCTCCTCTGTCCTACCAATGTCCCGTGCCATCCGGTCAGGATTATAAACCTCACAAAGATGCTCCCCATCAACCATCACTTCCCCTGCCCTATAACAGACTTGATCCAGAGTACATCTCCTGTACTCTCACTCTCCTCGAGCAGGAAATCTTGAAAAACATGCGTGTCACTTGGGAAGCAGCTAACAGACTGGCGTACTCCACATGTGAAAGCGAGTTTGTAGAAGAGCTACGCAAGCTGCGCTTGACTTGCCGTTTTAGGGAGATCTGCAAACTCAAACCAGAAGGTGGGGAAGTGGAGCAATTAATATCAAAAATACGGAAAGGACCCCCCATGTACAAGATGGCGCTGATTGACAGAGAGACGAAGAGTGAAGTACTTCGGGAATACTGTCGACGTCTGTGTATCAGCTGGTACCCCTGTGGTTTGGTTGTCCATCCAAATGCTCCATGGTTGGGGGCACTGCCTGATGGATTAGCATACGACCCTCAGGAGAAGCACTCTTTTGGGCTGGTGCATGTCAAATGCATTGGGCTCCGTAGCTTTGTGAACTGTGGGTTCTTGGTCTGTTGGGGCGGTGTCATGAAACTGCAAACGACCCACGAGTGCTACTGGCACATCCAAGGAGAGATGATGGTAACGGGTGCATCGTGGTGTGATCTGCTGGTCTGGTCCAAAGAGGACCTAATTGTTCAACGCATCTACAGGGACAAAGGTGTGATTGAGGTCATGAAGAAGAAGTTGCCAGATTTCTTTTTCCGTTACTATCTGCAAACTCTGTTGCCACAGCTTGATGCCACAGCTTGA